The following proteins are co-located in the Sphingomonas panacis genome:
- a CDS encoding cupin domain-containing protein: protein MPTYSLDHDADYWQSPERFRSMFEQASTIGNKASLFAIGDPDDDDTPMAFILQMEPGFVITRHAHPCDRFETVVRGSLEVDGRTLHPGDVLMHAAHELYGPKTAGPNGCTTVEVFAKAVGAYERITEEPDGSRKTTNLIRNFQEGFAEQVEHFQAITDARKSEKT from the coding sequence ATGCCCACCTATTCGCTGGATCACGATGCCGACTATTGGCAATCGCCCGAGCGCTTCCGCTCCATGTTCGAGCAGGCCTCCACAATCGGAAACAAAGCGTCGCTCTTCGCCATTGGCGACCCCGACGACGACGACACACCTATGGCCTTCATCCTGCAGATGGAGCCAGGATTCGTGATTACCCGTCACGCGCACCCCTGCGATCGCTTCGAGACCGTCGTCCGGGGCTCTCTCGAAGTCGATGGGCGAACCCTCCACCCCGGCGACGTTCTCATGCATGCGGCCCACGAACTATATGGTCCGAAGACCGCTGGCCCAAATGGCTGCACCACGGTCGAGGTGTTCGCGAAGGCAGTCGGCGCTTACGAGCGCATCACCGAGGAGCCCGACGGCAGCCGCAAGACGACCAACCTCATCAGGAACTTCCAGGAGGGGTTCGCCGAACAGGTCGAACACTTCCAGGCGATCACGGACGCCCGCAAAAGCGAGAAGACCTGA
- a CDS encoding amidohydrolase family protein — translation MKIIALEEHVVPRQVSEEWVRTADRQDPSVAYTPQHLAKRLEDLGDLRLSEMDDAGIDVQVLSLPPPAFQNFGPDDAIALSRDFNEVMAATVASRPDRFEAFASLPMPDPEAAAAELDRAVRKLGLQGALLCGRTGDLHMDDRVFDPVYAAAERLGTPLYIHPQMPPPSVMDAYYKGFEPVAGFMLATAAVGWHYEAGLEFLRMVMGGVFDRFPTLQVMLGHWGEVVLFYVDRIAVLDKANLKLERPVKEYFQQNAYYTPSGIFTEDYLNWTIATVGVGRIIFSQDYPYQMSGGGGARAFLETASISQDDKERIAHRNWEDLTSRIVRS, via the coding sequence ATGAAGATCATCGCGCTGGAGGAGCATGTCGTTCCTCGTCAGGTAAGCGAGGAATGGGTCCGCACTGCCGATCGCCAGGACCCCAGCGTGGCCTACACCCCGCAGCACCTCGCGAAAAGGCTCGAGGATCTGGGCGACCTGCGGTTGTCGGAAATGGACGACGCTGGCATCGACGTTCAGGTCCTGTCGCTGCCGCCGCCTGCGTTTCAGAATTTCGGGCCTGATGACGCCATCGCGCTGTCGCGCGACTTCAATGAGGTGATGGCGGCGACGGTTGCCAGTCGACCCGACAGGTTCGAGGCTTTTGCCTCGCTGCCGATGCCGGACCCGGAGGCAGCCGCCGCTGAGCTGGACCGCGCGGTGCGCAAGCTCGGACTGCAGGGTGCGCTGCTTTGCGGCCGGACTGGCGATCTGCACATGGACGATCGGGTGTTCGACCCGGTGTACGCGGCGGCGGAGCGGCTCGGCACGCCGTTGTACATTCATCCCCAGATGCCGCCCCCGAGCGTGATGGACGCCTATTATAAGGGATTCGAGCCGGTCGCCGGGTTCATGCTCGCCACGGCGGCAGTGGGTTGGCATTACGAAGCCGGGCTCGAGTTCCTCCGCATGGTCATGGGAGGCGTTTTTGACCGCTTTCCGACACTTCAGGTCATGCTCGGTCACTGGGGCGAGGTCGTCCTGTTCTACGTGGACCGCATCGCCGTCCTCGACAAGGCCAACCTCAAGCTCGAGCGGCCGGTCAAGGAGTACTTCCAACAGAACGCCTACTATACGCCGAGCGGCATCTTCACTGAGGACTATCTGAACTGGACGATCGCGACAGTCGGTGTCGGGCGGATCATCTTCTCGCAGGACTATCCCTACCAGATGTCCGGCGGCGGGGGTGCGCGCGCATTTCTGGAGACGGCGTCGATATCACAGGACGATAAGGAGCGGATTGCTCACCGTAACTGGGAGGATCTGACGTCACGGATCGTCCGCTCGTGA
- a CDS encoding Rieske 2Fe-2S domain-containing protein: MTTTNDTRMPSAYDGYYRKQVATPDMMLCGVGRGTPGGEYLRRFWHPVAYVSELGELPLRVRALGEDLVAFKNGSGEVGVLHLHCCHRNTSLEFGIVEKRGIRCCYHGRLFAPNGTLLDIPGDPNAERLKCEVTQGGYPVRVFAGIAFVYMGPPERIPAFPMLDRFDIPGVELVPGERLELKCNWVQIKENVVDPHHTNILHVIPQKRGVEHFADEFEHFPELTFMETPAGAMYLAARRSGDYVWVRSAEFFGPNIHCISSIFEAGSSPKEATPPFMTFWTLPVDDDKSINFYVSHVAAEETMPFEKRRALEVFGQRDDRPYADRQWLPGDHEAQVGQGPINIIALEHLGTHDRGIVMFRRYVRQGIKAVAEGKDPKGFYLTESELPPTFANDRILPANTIGGSPNEPPVLVRIAEQVGRDYLQNPPMPTLKAERSAKTEALA; this comes from the coding sequence ATGACGACCACGAACGACACCCGCATGCCGTCCGCTTACGACGGCTATTACCGCAAGCAGGTCGCGACGCCAGATATGATGCTGTGCGGCGTCGGACGCGGCACTCCTGGTGGCGAATACCTGCGGCGCTTCTGGCATCCGGTCGCGTATGTCAGCGAACTCGGCGAGCTCCCCCTGCGGGTCCGCGCGCTCGGTGAGGACCTCGTTGCTTTCAAGAATGGCAGCGGTGAGGTCGGCGTGCTCCATCTCCATTGCTGCCATCGCAACACCTCGCTCGAATTCGGCATCGTCGAGAAGCGCGGCATCCGCTGCTGCTATCACGGGCGGCTGTTCGCGCCGAACGGGACGCTGCTCGACATCCCCGGCGACCCGAATGCTGAGCGCCTGAAGTGCGAGGTGACGCAGGGCGGGTATCCAGTCCGCGTCTTCGCGGGCATCGCCTTCGTCTATATGGGTCCGCCCGAACGCATTCCAGCCTTTCCAATGCTGGATCGCTTTGACATCCCCGGCGTCGAACTAGTCCCTGGCGAGCGCCTCGAGCTCAAGTGCAACTGGGTGCAGATCAAGGAGAATGTGGTCGATCCGCACCACACCAACATTCTCCACGTCATACCGCAAAAGCGTGGTGTGGAGCACTTCGCCGACGAGTTCGAGCACTTCCCCGAACTGACCTTCATGGAAACACCCGCGGGCGCCATGTATCTCGCCGCCCGTCGCTCGGGCGACTACGTCTGGGTTCGCTCGGCCGAATTCTTCGGCCCGAACATCCACTGCATCAGCTCGATCTTCGAGGCGGGTTCCTCACCGAAGGAGGCAACGCCGCCGTTCATGACATTCTGGACGCTGCCGGTCGATGACGACAAGAGCATCAACTTCTACGTCAGTCATGTCGCCGCCGAGGAGACGATGCCGTTCGAGAAACGGCGCGCGCTCGAGGTCTTCGGGCAACGCGACGACCGACCCTACGCGGATCGCCAGTGGCTGCCCGGCGACCATGAGGCTCAAGTCGGACAGGGCCCGATCAACATCATCGCGCTGGAGCATCTGGGCACGCATGATCGCGGGATCGTCATGTTCCGTCGGTACGTTCGTCAGGGCATCAAAGCCGTCGCGGAGGGCAAGGACCCGAAGGGGTTCTACCTAACCGAGAGTGAACTGCCCCCGACGTTTGCGAACGACCGGATATTGCCGGCGAATACGATTGGCGGGTCGCCCAACGAACCGCCTGTGTTGGTACGCATCGCCGAACAGGTTGGTCGCGACTACCTGCAGAACCCGCCGATGCCGACACTCAAGGCAGAGCGGAGCGCCAAGACCGAGGCGCTGGCGTGA
- a CDS encoding MarR family winged helix-turn-helix transcriptional regulator, giving the protein MSLKLSEITGYNSSYDVLGYLLRLMSSIWHRQLNAELAKIDLTEMQFVLMIGLGWLLESNVKGVTQRELADACGISTALASQVMKPLSKKGLVDVASHARDARARVVSLSAEGETKLKEAAAILRRADEQFRADNPKVFDKLFKALREAVDVKMNVAGDHPEDLGAMPR; this is encoded by the coding sequence ATGAGTCTAAAGCTCTCGGAAATTACTGGGTACAACTCATCCTACGATGTGCTCGGCTACCTGCTGAGGCTCATGTCTTCGATCTGGCACCGCCAGCTCAACGCCGAACTCGCCAAGATCGACCTTACGGAGATGCAATTCGTCCTGATGATCGGTCTCGGTTGGTTGCTGGAGTCCAACGTGAAGGGCGTGACCCAGCGCGAGCTCGCGGACGCCTGCGGCATCAGCACGGCGCTAGCCTCTCAAGTGATGAAACCGCTCAGCAAAAAGGGCCTGGTCGATGTAGCCAGCCACGCCCGCGATGCGCGCGCACGCGTCGTCAGCCTGAGCGCCGAGGGCGAGACGAAATTAAAGGAAGCGGCAGCCATCCTGCGGCGTGCCGACGAGCAGTTCCGTGCGGACAATCCGAAAGTGTTCGACAAGCTGTTCAAGGCGCTGCGCGAGGCCGTAGACGTGAAAATGAACGTGGCCGGCGATCATCCCGAGGATCTTGGGGCCATGCCGCGCTAG
- a CDS encoding class II aldolase/adducin family protein, with product MTDIDDAKNQLVVANRILAREGVTDAYGHVSIRSPIRPDRFLLSRSCSPALVGIDDILEFDLDGLVAGTDRRPPYVERFIHAAIYAARPEVSAVVHSHATDVLPYTVTSTPLRAVIHSAGVIGYELPCWDIRDRFDDTNMLVVDMAQGRDLAERLGANKVVLMRGHGFSAVAGSLVEAIRICVYLRVNAAVLEKALALGEVTYLSEGEIERIGGIDPGAPEVQRAWRYWATRAGCEDMLDG from the coding sequence ATGACAGATATCGACGACGCTAAGAACCAGCTGGTGGTCGCGAACCGCATCCTCGCAAGGGAGGGCGTGACAGATGCGTATGGCCACGTCAGCATACGTAGCCCCATCCGCCCTGACCGGTTTCTGCTGTCACGTTCCTGCAGTCCGGCTCTGGTAGGGATCGACGACATTCTCGAATTCGATCTCGACGGTCTAGTGGCCGGAACGGATCGGCGTCCACCATATGTCGAGCGCTTCATCCACGCCGCGATCTACGCGGCCCGGCCCGAAGTGTCCGCGGTGGTACATAGCCACGCTACCGACGTCCTCCCTTACACGGTGACATCGACACCGCTCCGCGCCGTCATTCACAGCGCGGGCGTGATCGGATACGAGCTTCCATGTTGGGACATTCGCGACCGCTTTGACGACACGAACATGCTTGTGGTCGACATGGCGCAAGGTCGAGATCTGGCTGAGCGGCTCGGTGCCAACAAGGTCGTGCTGATGCGCGGTCATGGCTTCAGCGCCGTGGCCGGGTCGCTGGTCGAGGCGATCCGCATCTGCGTCTATTTGCGTGTCAACGCAGCAGTGCTTGAGAAGGCGCTCGCGCTTGGCGAGGTGACCTACCTGAGCGAGGGTGAGATCGAGCGGATCGGCGGCATCGACCCAGGAGCGCCGGAGGTGCAGCGGGCCTGGCGATACTGGGCTACGCGGGCGGGCTGCGAGGATATGCTCGACGGATGA
- a CDS encoding NAD(P)/FAD-dependent oxidoreductase, producing the protein MEHPATGYDVLIVGSGHGGAETAIALRNGGFKGTVAIMGGEPDLPYERPPLSKEYLSGKATFDQILIRPPGFWSAQGITMLLGQRVIAVDHIARLVTLEGGPPIAYHQLVWAAGGTARRLKCEGADLKGVHTIRSHANVRNLRDELPVIRRAVVIGGGYIGLEAAAVLRELGKDVVLVEALDRVLARVAGERISRFYEAEHRARGVDIRLETAVDSLRGRDGKICGVRLTDGTLIECDLVIVGIGIVPAVAPLLGAGAVGGERGIVVDAQCRTSLFGVFAVGDCAVHANRYADGAEVRVESVQNATDQAVVAAKTIIGQGASYETPPWFWSDQYDLKLQSVGLSAGHDDVVLRGDPAARSFSVVYLKQGRVVALDCVNSSKDYVQGRTLVARGTRPDRAMLARLHISLREVLLTEIAGA; encoded by the coding sequence ATGGAACATCCGGCGACCGGCTACGACGTGCTGATCGTCGGCTCCGGCCACGGCGGCGCTGAGACCGCGATCGCACTGCGGAACGGCGGGTTCAAGGGAACCGTCGCGATCATGGGCGGAGAGCCGGATCTTCCTTATGAGCGACCGCCGCTATCGAAGGAATATCTTTCGGGCAAGGCAACCTTCGATCAAATCCTTATTCGGCCGCCGGGCTTCTGGAGTGCGCAGGGCATAACAATGCTGCTGGGACAACGGGTAATCGCGGTTGACCACATTGCGCGTCTCGTCACGTTGGAGGGCGGACCGCCGATAGCCTATCATCAACTGGTGTGGGCCGCCGGTGGCACGGCTCGCCGGCTCAAATGCGAAGGGGCCGACCTAAAAGGCGTCCACACCATTCGTTCGCATGCCAACGTCCGCAACCTCAGGGACGAGCTACCTGTCATCCGCCGAGCGGTTGTGATCGGAGGCGGGTATATCGGATTGGAGGCCGCAGCAGTCCTGCGGGAACTCGGCAAGGATGTCGTGCTCGTCGAAGCGCTCGACAGGGTCTTGGCGCGCGTGGCCGGCGAGCGAATCTCGCGCTTCTACGAAGCCGAGCACCGGGCCCGCGGCGTTGATATCAGGCTCGAGACCGCAGTGGACAGCCTCCGGGGCCGGGATGGCAAAATATGCGGCGTTCGGTTGACGGACGGCACGCTAATCGAGTGCGACCTCGTGATCGTCGGCATCGGCATCGTTCCCGCGGTGGCTCCGCTGCTCGGAGCTGGTGCGGTCGGGGGGGAGCGCGGCATCGTGGTGGACGCGCAGTGCCGAACCAGCTTATTCGGCGTGTTCGCCGTTGGCGACTGTGCGGTCCATGCGAACCGCTATGCCGATGGCGCCGAGGTGCGCGTCGAATCCGTCCAGAACGCCACCGACCAAGCCGTGGTCGCGGCGAAGACGATCATTGGCCAGGGCGCCTCCTACGAGACGCCTCCATGGTTTTGGTCTGATCAGTACGACCTCAAACTGCAGAGCGTGGGACTCTCGGCGGGGCATGACGACGTCGTATTGCGGGGCGACCCAGCGGCACGCAGCTTCAGCGTCGTCTATCTCAAGCAGGGACGAGTGGTCGCTCTGGATTGCGTCAACTCCTCGAAGGACTACGTCCAGGGACGCACACTCGTCGCGCGAGGAACTCGTCCCGACCGGGCGATGCTCGCCCGTTTGCACATATCGCTGAGGGAGGTGCTGCTCACCGAGATCGCGGGCGCCTGA
- a CDS encoding spinster family MFS transporter, translated as MSPGAKSDAVGGARAWFILAVLTLVYIISFIDRQILSILAEGIKLDLKLNDAQLGFLYGTAFAIFYALFGIPLGRLADSWNRVWMVAAGLIGWSLMTTLSGFAATFAMLALARVGVGIGEASTSPAAYSLITDLFPEKRRATALSIYTSGLYIGLGLSLPAGGLLMSWWRTRFPDPGTAPLGLAPWQATFVMLGFPGLLMAALVLGIRDPDWRERRIRGVSPWRRLGEELATIVPPLTMITAARRPGELGVNLAMLAAIGVAAAAVAAVSGDVAQWVIYGTGVYAVASWVQTLRHRDVATFRLIWGTPVVVVLVVAFGAIAFITYSTGFWASPYALRTFYDGPDAPALFLSQITSLQEVSMLVGWGSALGSALGVICGGLIADRWRRGDPRGRLFTVAASLILSVPLTVAMFATSDPLLYFILVPATTFVSSAWSGAAIATINDLVLPRMRATAGATFLLGMSLVGLALGPYVAGKIGMAAGSLRIGIFSLYAAAPLILAALWYASRQLVALESTREARAGVAIPLTMPRAERNR; from the coding sequence ATGTCGCCTGGCGCGAAGTCCGACGCGGTCGGTGGGGCACGAGCGTGGTTCATCCTCGCCGTGCTTACCTTGGTCTACATCATCAGCTTCATCGACCGGCAGATCCTATCCATCCTTGCCGAGGGCATTAAGCTCGACCTCAAATTGAATGATGCCCAGCTCGGTTTCCTATACGGCACAGCGTTCGCCATCTTCTACGCGCTCTTCGGCATTCCGCTGGGACGTCTCGCCGACAGCTGGAACCGCGTCTGGATGGTGGCCGCGGGCCTGATCGGCTGGTCGCTCATGACAACCCTTTCGGGATTTGCGGCTACCTTTGCGATGCTGGCGCTGGCCCGCGTGGGTGTCGGCATCGGCGAAGCAAGCACGTCACCCGCCGCATATTCGCTGATCACCGACCTCTTTCCAGAAAAGCGCCGGGCGACAGCACTGTCGATCTACACGAGCGGCCTCTACATTGGCCTGGGTCTCAGCCTGCCCGCCGGCGGCCTGCTAATGTCCTGGTGGCGGACCCGTTTCCCAGATCCCGGCACTGCCCCTCTCGGTCTCGCCCCATGGCAAGCGACGTTCGTGATGCTCGGTTTCCCCGGATTGTTGATGGCGGCGCTCGTCCTCGGCATCCGCGATCCCGACTGGCGTGAGCGAAGGATACGCGGTGTCTCCCCATGGCGCCGACTGGGCGAAGAGCTGGCCACCATCGTTCCCCCTCTGACCATGATCACGGCAGCACGGCGGCCCGGCGAGCTCGGGGTCAACCTCGCGATGCTCGCGGCCATCGGCGTGGCGGCGGCGGCAGTCGCCGCCGTCAGCGGCGACGTCGCACAGTGGGTTATCTACGGGACCGGTGTGTATGCGGTCGCGTCGTGGGTGCAGACGCTGCGCCATCGAGACGTAGCGACCTTTCGCCTGATATGGGGAACGCCCGTCGTGGTGGTGCTCGTGGTGGCCTTCGGCGCGATCGCATTCATAACCTACTCGACCGGCTTCTGGGCTTCGCCCTACGCGCTGCGCACCTTCTATGACGGCCCTGACGCGCCCGCTCTCTTCCTGTCGCAGATCACCTCTCTGCAGGAGGTCTCGATGCTGGTCGGCTGGGGGTCGGCGCTGGGCTCTGCGCTTGGCGTGATCTGTGGTGGGCTGATCGCCGATCGCTGGCGACGAGGCGACCCTCGAGGTCGCCTCTTCACGGTAGCGGCGTCACTCATCCTGTCGGTGCCGCTGACCGTCGCGATGTTCGCGACCAGTGATCCGCTGCTTTACTTCATCCTGGTGCCCGCCACGACTTTCGTGAGCTCGGCGTGGTCCGGCGCCGCCATCGCGACGATCAACGATCTTGTCCTGCCCCGAATGCGCGCAACCGCGGGCGCGACCTTCCTGCTCGGAATGAGCCTCGTAGGGCTTGCACTAGGCCCATATGTCGCGGGGAAGATCGGCATGGCGGCCGGCAGCCTGCGCATCGGCATCTTTTCGCTCTATGCAGCCGCGCCGTTGATCCTCGCGGCTCTCTGGTACGCGTCGCGACAATTGGTCGCACTCGAGAGTACGAGAGAGGCACGCGCCGGTGTCGCCATTCCGCTCACCATGCCTCGCGCGGAGCGCAATCGATGA
- a CDS encoding dienelactone hydrolase family protein, which yields MTYSTTIAASDQSGEFAVYVAEPAGTPRAAIVVVQEIFGVNAGIRRKCDLLAQEGYLALAPDLFWRLEPGLQLDADNAASMAKGVELVVKFDTDVGVTDLQTTIDQARALSGNRKVGIVGYCLGGRMAAYAAARTDVDASVGYYGVMIENMLGGKDAIRNPLMLHIPEHDDHVPKEVQEKIHAAFDAHPQVTLYDYPGEHHGFADMFGKRRSEAGAELADKRSRDFFESALA from the coding sequence ATGACTTACTCCACCACCATCGCCGCGTCTGACCAAAGCGGCGAGTTCGCGGTCTACGTCGCCGAGCCCGCTGGCACGCCGCGCGCCGCGATCGTCGTTGTTCAGGAGATCTTCGGCGTGAATGCCGGCATCCGCCGCAAGTGCGACCTGCTCGCGCAGGAGGGCTATTTGGCTCTGGCGCCCGACCTGTTCTGGCGGCTCGAGCCGGGACTCCAACTCGATGCCGACAACGCGGCTTCGATGGCCAAGGGCGTCGAGCTCGTCGTCAAGTTCGACACTGACGTCGGGGTCACGGACCTCCAGACGACGATCGACCAAGCGCGTGCCTTGTCCGGAAATCGCAAGGTCGGGATCGTCGGCTACTGCCTGGGGGGAAGGATGGCAGCTTATGCGGCGGCACGCACCGATGTCGATGCATCGGTCGGCTATTACGGGGTCATGATCGAGAACATGCTGGGCGGGAAGGACGCGATCCGCAATCCGCTGATGCTGCACATTCCAGAGCACGACGACCACGTGCCGAAGGAAGTGCAGGAGAAGATCCATGCTGCCTTCGATGCGCACCCCCAAGTCACGCTGTATGACTATCCCGGCGAGCACCACGGCTTTGCCGACATGTTCGGCAAGCGGCGGTCCGAGGCCGGCGCTGAGCTTGCCGACAAGCGTTCAAGAGACTTTTTCGAATCCGCGCTCGCGTGA
- a CDS encoding NIPSNAP family protein yields the protein MIVEMRIYTLSFGSMVRYFELYRNLGQAIQWRTLGSPLGYYATEVGDLNQIVHLWRYASFADRAARRSALWQDAGWLAFAEAISPIIMAQESRLMIDAPLTSPEAHE from the coding sequence ATGATCGTCGAGATGCGCATCTACACCCTCTCCTTCGGATCGATGGTCCGCTACTTTGAACTCTACCGCAACCTCGGCCAGGCGATCCAGTGGCGCACCTTGGGGTCGCCACTCGGATATTATGCGACCGAGGTCGGCGACCTTAATCAGATCGTCCACCTATGGCGCTACGCCTCGTTTGCGGACCGTGCAGCGCGACGCTCTGCCCTCTGGCAAGACGCCGGGTGGCTCGCGTTCGCGGAGGCGATCTCACCGATCATCATGGCGCAGGAAAGCCGGCTCATGATCGACGCACCTCTCACATCGCCCGAGGCCCATGAATGA
- a CDS encoding glutathione S-transferase family protein, producing MRLYFSPGACSMVVRMVLNHVQEPFEAVPVDLSAGEQRAPGFRAINSKGKVPTLVREDGSVLTELGTILAWVAARHPEHGLLPTDNEARTRVQEAVEYCISTIHALGTTRIFVPSAFGKAEDEEAIKAEGRRIVGEGLRVLEGRMAGDVHLADELSIADFVIYWLALGAVMSGLPLPPRIHHDYTAMQQLDAVRQSLTDEGFV from the coding sequence ATGAGGCTGTACTTCTCGCCGGGTGCATGCTCGATGGTCGTCCGCATGGTGTTGAACCACGTCCAGGAGCCGTTCGAGGCGGTCCCGGTCGACCTCTCGGCGGGCGAGCAACGGGCTCCCGGTTTCCGAGCGATAAATTCGAAGGGCAAGGTGCCGACGCTGGTGAGGGAGGACGGCTCCGTCCTAACCGAGCTTGGCACGATCCTCGCGTGGGTTGCGGCGCGACACCCGGAGCATGGGCTGCTGCCGACCGATAATGAGGCGAGGACTCGCGTCCAGGAGGCTGTCGAATACTGCATTTCAACCATCCATGCGCTTGGGACGACCCGCATCTTCGTCCCCTCGGCCTTCGGCAAGGCGGAAGACGAGGAAGCGATCAAAGCGGAAGGGCGGCGCATAGTCGGTGAAGGGCTGCGGGTGCTCGAGGGGCGCATGGCCGGCGACGTTCACTTGGCCGACGAGTTGTCGATCGCCGATTTCGTCATATACTGGCTCGCGCTCGGGGCAGTCATGTCGGGGTTGCCGCTCCCGCCCCGAATCCACCATGACTACACCGCGATGCAGCAGCTCGATGCCGTGCGGCAGAGCCTGACTGACGAGGGCTTCGTATAG
- a CDS encoding non-heme iron oxygenase ferredoxin subunit: protein MSDTAADGGWVPTLPVEEIDSEFPSMVTADGVEMVLCRSDGGFFALGNICSHAYARLSDGHTEGNQVFCPIHMGSFDIRTGEAIASPCYEPIATYPTRVDGGIVFVCPVANPPKS, encoded by the coding sequence GTGAGCGATACGGCGGCCGACGGCGGCTGGGTTCCCACGCTGCCAGTCGAGGAGATAGATTCCGAATTCCCCTCGATGGTCACCGCTGACGGGGTGGAGATGGTCCTGTGCAGGTCCGACGGCGGTTTCTTCGCGCTCGGGAACATCTGCTCACACGCCTACGCGCGGCTTTCGGATGGACACACCGAAGGCAACCAGGTCTTCTGTCCAATTCATATGGGCAGCTTCGACATTCGCACGGGTGAGGCGATCGCCTCCCCGTGCTACGAACCCATCGCCACGTACCCCACCAGGGTCGACGGCGGGATCGTATTCGTCTGTCCGGTGGCCAATCCGCCAAAGAGCTAA
- a CDS encoding LysR family transcriptional regulator: MQRFLDSRLSLRQLRAIAAIDQCGSLSRAAVSLGMTQSALSKSLHEAETILQTRVFDRSARGVVRSMHGDGPVRAAKSILATLRRLEDELDRSMAGSTDTVTIGALPSAALGLLPRFLTTIVESVPGLQVRVIEGLTNDLLVQLSSGEIDLMLGRIYRGPEEDRFVMERLYNEPLALVARPGHPLFTDASTSVLDFEAVLPTYSQRFGPEIEAFAEELGLRPSGLVRAGSVGFLCEILQSSDMITVLPALMVAGELQRGSLKAMPIQAEQASRPAGLVWFADRSRTRGAERLAAFLRNSIEELVLEGTVIGPLT; encoded by the coding sequence ATGCAACGTTTTCTGGATAGCAGATTGTCCCTGCGTCAGCTCAGGGCGATCGCCGCGATCGATCAGTGCGGCAGCCTGTCGCGCGCCGCTGTGTCGCTCGGCATGACGCAATCGGCGCTGTCGAAGTCACTTCACGAGGCCGAGACCATCCTGCAGACAAGGGTGTTCGACCGTTCGGCACGCGGAGTCGTTAGAAGCATGCACGGCGACGGGCCGGTGCGCGCGGCGAAGTCTATCCTTGCAACGCTCCGGCGTCTCGAGGACGAGCTCGACCGCAGCATGGCGGGTTCGACCGACACCGTCACCATCGGGGCGCTACCGTCGGCGGCGCTCGGCCTGCTGCCGAGATTCCTGACGACAATCGTCGAGAGCGTCCCCGGCCTTCAGGTGCGCGTGATCGAGGGCCTGACGAACGACCTGCTGGTGCAGCTGTCTTCGGGCGAGATCGACCTCATGTTGGGACGGATTTACCGCGGTCCGGAGGAGGACAGGTTCGTCATGGAACGCCTCTACAACGAGCCACTGGCCCTCGTCGCGCGACCCGGTCATCCGTTGTTCACCGACGCGTCAACAAGTGTGCTCGACTTCGAGGCGGTTCTGCCGACCTATTCGCAGCGTTTCGGGCCAGAGATCGAGGCGTTCGCCGAGGAGCTGGGACTTCGTCCCTCTGGCCTCGTCCGCGCGGGTTCGGTCGGGTTCCTGTGCGAAATTCTCCAATCGTCAGACATGATCACCGTCCTGCCGGCCCTCATGGTGGCGGGCGAGCTTCAGAGGGGAAGTCTCAAGGCGATGCCCATCCAGGCCGAACAGGCCAGCAGGCCTGCCGGCCTCGTGTGGTTCGCGGACCGATCGCGGACCCGGGGGGCGGAACGGCTAGCCGCGTTCCTGCGCAACAGTATCGAGGAGCTCGTCCTCGAAGGTACTGTGATCGGCCCTCTCACCTAG